A genomic region of Arachis stenosperma cultivar V10309 chromosome 9, arast.V10309.gnm1.PFL2, whole genome shotgun sequence contains the following coding sequences:
- the LOC130950923 gene encoding peroxisomal adenine nucleotide carrier 1-like: protein MQLDLESLSEATSGAIGSLVSTTVLYPLDTCKTKYQAEVQAKQNRKYRRISDVLWEAISTRQVLSLYQGLGTKNVQSFVSSFIYFYGYSYFKKLYLKKTGNKNIGTVANLLVATAAGVSTIVITQPLDTASSRMQTSEFGKSKGFWKTLSEGTWGEAYDGLAISILLTTNPSIQYTAFDQLKQRILKGKTSKKTGTKSSPEALSAFSAFVLGAVSKCAATCLTYPAIRCKVMIQAADSDDDKRTPAERKAQRTISGALYTIWRREGLLGFFNGLQAQIIKTVLSSALLLMVKEKITKSTWILMLMLRRFLSVNSPKLKVA, encoded by the exons ATGCAACTTGATTTGGAATCCTTGTCAGAAGCTACTTCTGGTGCCATTGGATCCCTCGTTAGCACCACTGTGTTGTATCCACTTGATACATGCAAGACCAAGTATCAAGCTGAAGTTCAAGCTAAGCAGAACCGAAAATATAG GAGAATTTCTGATGTTTTGTGGGAAGCAATTTCTACACGCCAGGTTCTTTCATTGTACCAAGGCCTTGGTACGAAAAATGTGCAGTCCTTCGTTTCCTCGtttatttatttctatggatACAGCTACTTTAAGAAGCTATATTTGAAGAAAACTGGAAATAAGAACATTGGAACAGTAGCAAACTTGCTTGTTGCTACTGCTGCTGGCGTCTCTACAATAGTCATAACACAG CCTCTAGATACAGCATCCTCGAGGATGCAAACAAGTGAGTTTGGAAAATCTAAGGGATTTTGGAAGACTCTTTCTGAGGGTACATGGGGTGAGGCATATGATGGTCTTGCCATATCTATTCTTTTAACAACAAATCCATCTATTCAG TATACTGCATTTGATCAGCTGAAACAGAGAATACTAAAGGGCAAGACAAGCAAGAAAACCGGTACAAAGTCATCCCCGGAAGCACTTTCTGCATTTTCCGCTTTCGTGCTGGGAGCAGTTTCAAAATGTGCTGCTACATGCTTGACATACCCAGCTATTAG GTGTAAAGTCATGATTCAAGCTGCAGATTCGGATGATGATAAGAGGACACCAGCCGAGAGGAAGGCACAGAGAACAATCTCGGGAGCACTATATACGATTTGGAGAAGAGAAGGCCTTTTGGGTTTTTTCAATGGATTGCAGGCACAGATAATAAAAACTGTTCTCAGCTCTGCATTGCTTCTGATGGTAAAGGAGAAGATCACAAAGTCCACATGGATTCTGATGCTCATGTTAAGAAGATTTCTGTCTGTCAATTCCCCCAAATTGAAGGTAGCTTGA
- the LOC130950924 gene encoding uncharacterized GPI-anchored protein At3g06035-like: MASIKCPLLLSLLLSSIFLTSNPVKCDDDEEDTLYDGINKYRASLNLKALTKNENADCLADKIADQFKKQPCTNTTGANTVPGTEPQFSNYPDLLSKCHLAISNTRDGIVMPACVPGLVPTKVLTNFTKSLYSDNLNDSKFTGIGIGSEDNWIVVVLTTNTPTGDFAPYSSAATNLISKIGLNHFSFLLLVASIFL, from the exons ATGGCATCAATAAAGTGCCCTTTATTGTTATCGCTTCTcctttcttccattttcttaaCGAGTAATCCAGTTAAATGTGATGATG ATGAAGAAGATACTCTTTATGATGGAATCAATAAGTATAGAGCATCACTGAACTTGAAAGCTctaacaaaaaatgaaaatgctGATTGCCTTGCTGATAAAATAGCTGATCAATTCAAGAAGCAGCCTTGCACAAACACCACAGGTGCCAACACAGTGCCAGGCACAGAGCCTCAGTTCTCAAACTATCCTGACCTTTTGTCCAAATGCCACTTGGCCATTTCCAACACAAGGGATGGAATAGTTATGCCTGCTTGTGTTCCTGGCCTTGTTCCAACCAAGGTTCTTACAAATTTCACAAAATCTCTTTACTCAGATAATCTCAATGATTCAAAGTTCACAGGAATTGGCATTGGTTCAGAAGATAACTGGATTGTTGTTGTCTTGACCACAAACACTCCTACAGGAGACTTTGCTCCCTATAGTTCTGCTGCTACTAATTTGATTTCTAAGATTGGATTGAATCACTTCTCATTTCTCTTATTAGTTGCTAGCATTTTCCTATGA
- the LOC130947851 gene encoding putative F-box/FBD/LRR-repeat protein At5g22670 codes for MGRKRKSKKQRKGEGNSTESGTVMNICDLPDPILYHILSSLPTKDAIRTSVLSKMWEHLWKNISKIELRENYHNYLEQPEPVKRQKFMDFATKLLRDCDCSNLKKFDLICSVDENASQVNQWLCGFINPEIEEISLRFEDIWEPLVFPDHLFTCATLTQFDLRMKHIFKLPSSIHFQSLRMLRLVSVIFPDSSSTQNLFSGCPALEELALIYCNLKNVKAFFISSPLLQTIDIVDKEDEEDDGLNVSKKVVIFGTNLTSFNYSGDFPNEYSLCDSASVINASIMVQVPPSPNCWDDECMIYSRLLDLGRFVFKLLRELPNLEWLTISDDFVLALSRTRLLLKYLPFFPNLVELNFSSIDESIDLSYPGLSAMFHNSPNLEVIRFVKGVFLPKDDATCILDCIPMCFSTDLKLIEISGFDGEEEELFAIKVLLQAASVLSKLIIRSYSFRYNGDDIDRGERLDKLHHQILRYPRRSMDCEIDVEHIVIG; via the exons ATGGGTCGTAAAAGGAAGAGCAAGAAGCAGAGAAAGGGAGAGGGAAACAGCACTGAGAGTGGCACAGTCATGAACATATGTGATCTTCCTGACCCAATTCTCTATCATATCTTATCCTCTCTTCCTACAAAAGATGCAATTCGAACAAGTGTACTTTCCAAAATGTGGGAGCATCTATGGAAGAATATATCCAAGATTGAGTTGAGAGAGAATTATCATAATTATCTCGAACAACCTGAACCTGTAAAAAGACAGAAATTCATGGACTTTGCGACCAAATTGCTCAGAGATTGTGATTGCTCGAATCTTAAAAAGTTTGATCTGATATGTAGTGTAGATGAGAATGCTTCTCAGGTTAATCAGTGGCTATGTGGTTTCATCAACCCTGAGATTGAAGAAATATCTCTTCGCTTTGAAGATATTTGGGAACCTTTGGTCTTCCCTGACCACCTGTTTACCTGTGCAACACTGACACAATTTGATTTGCGTATGAAGCACATTTTCAAGCTTCCTTCTTCCATTCATTTTCAATCCCTTCGGATGTTGAGGTTGGTTAGTGTTATATTCCCTGATAGTTCTTCAACGCAAAATCTTTTCTCTGGTTGCCCAGCCTTGGAGGAGTTGGCCCTAATTTATTGCAATTTGAAGAATGTCAAGGcgttttttatttcttctcccTTGCTTCAAACAATTGATATAGTAGATAAGGAAGATGAGGAGGATGATGGTCTGAATGTTTCAAAGAAAGTAGTGATCTTCGGAACAAATTTGACGTCATTTAATTATTCTGGTGACTTCCCGAATGAATATTCATTATGTGATTCAGCCTCAGTGATTAACGCATCTATTATGGTTCAAGTACCTCCTTCTCCCAATTGTTGGGATGACGAATGCATGATTTACAGTCGTCTGTTGGATTTAGGCCGTTTCGTGTTCAAACTTCTCAGAGAACTCCCAAATCTGGAGTGGCTTACCATCTCTGACGACTTTGTTTTG GCTCTCAGCAGAACAAGATTACTACTTAAATATCTGCCTTTTTTTCCTAATTTGGTTGAACTAAATTTCTCCTCAATCGACGAGTCCATAGATTTGTCCTACCCAGGATTATCGGCCATGTTCCATAACTCGCCCAATCTCGAGGTTATTAGATTTGTG AAAGGGGTGTTTCTACCTAAAGATGATGCAACATGCATATTGGATTGCATACCTATGTGCTTTAGTACTGACCTTAAGTTAATTGAGATCTCTGGCTTTGatggggaagaagaagagttaTTTGCAATAAAAGTTTTGTTGCAAGCAGCATCAGTATTGAGTAAACTTATTATCCGCAGTTATTCCTTTCGGTATAACGGGGACGATATTGATAGAGGAGAGAGGTTAGATAAGTTGCACCATCAGATCTTAAGGTATCCTAGGAGGTCAATGGATTGCGAGATAGATGTTGAGCATATTGTAATCGGGTGA